Proteins encoded together in one Papio anubis isolate 15944 chromosome 3, Panubis1.0, whole genome shotgun sequence window:
- the AFP gene encoding alpha-fetoprotein encodes MDRQGWCYLFLETSILDSYQCTAEINLPDLATIFFAQFVQEATYKEVSKMVKDVLTAIEKPTGDEQSAGCLENQLPAFLEELCHEKDILEKYGLSDCCSQSEEGRHNCFLAHKKPTPASIPVFQVPEPVTSCEAYEEDRETFMNRFIYEIARRHPFLYAPTILLLAARYDKIIPSCCKAENAVECFQTKAASITKELRESSLLNQHACAVMKNFGTRTFHAITVTKLSQKFTKVNFTEIQKLVLDVAHVHEHCCRGDVLDCLQDGEKIMSYICSQQDTLSNKITECCKLTTLERGQCIIHAENDEKPEGLSPNLNRFLGDRDFNQFSSGEKNIFLASFVHEYSRRHPQLAVSVILRVAKGYQELLEKCFQTENPLECQDKGEEELQKYIQESQALAKRSCGLFQKLGEYYLQNAFLVAYTKKAPQLTSSELMAITRKMAATAATCCQLSEDKLLACGEGAADIIIGHLCIRHETTPVNPGVGQCCTSSYANRRPCFSSLVVDETYVPPAFSDDKFIFHKDLCQAQGVALQTMKQEFLINLVKQKPQITEEQLEAVIADFSGLLEKCCQGQEQEVCFAEEGQKLISKTRAALGV; translated from the exons ATGGATAGACAAGGATGGTGCTACCTCTTCCTGGAGA CTTCCATATTGGATTCTTACCAATGTACTGCAGAGATAAATTTACCTGACCT gGCTACCATATTTTTTGCTCAGTTTGTTCAAGAAGCCACTTACAAGGAAGTAAGCAAAATGGTGAAAGATGTATTGACTGCAATTGAGAAACCCACTGGAGATGAACAGTCTGCAGGGTGTTTAGAAAACCAG CTACCTGCCTTTCTGGAAGAACTTTGCCATGAGaaagacattttggaaaagtACGGACTTTCAGACTGCTGCAGCCAAAGTGAAGAGGGAAGACATAACTGTTTTCTTGCACACAAAAAGCCCACTCCAGCATCCATCCCAGTTTTCCAAGTTCCAGAACCTGTCACGAGTTGTGAAGCATATGAAGAAGACAGGGAGACATTCATGAACAG ATTCATTTACGAGATAGCAAGAAGGCATCCCTTCCTGTATGCACCTACAATTCTTCTTTTGGCTGCTCGCTATGACAAAATAATTCCATCTTGCTGCAAAGCTGAAAATGCAGTTGAATGCTTCCAAACAAAG GCAGCATCAATTACAAAAGAATTAAGAGAAAGCAGCTTGTTAAATCAACATGCATGTGCAGTAATGAAAAATTTTGGGACCCGAACTTTCCATGCCAT aactGTTACTAAACTGAGTCAGAAGTTTACCAAAGTTAATTTTACTGAAATCCAGAAATTAGTCCTGGATGTGGCCCACGTGCATGAGCACTGCTGCAGAGGAGACGTGTTGGATTGTCTGCAGGATGGG GAAAAAATTATGTCCTACATATGTTCTCAACAAGACACTCTATCAAACAAAATAACAGAATGCTGCAAACTGACCACACTGGAACGTGGTCAATGTATAATTCATgcagaaaatgatgaaaaaccTGAAGGTCTATCTCCAAATCTAAACAGGTTTTTAGGAGATAGAGATTTTAACCAATTttcttcaggggaaaaaaatatctTCTTGGCAAG TTTTGTTCATGAATATTCAAGAAGACATCCTCAGCTTGCAGTCTCAGTAATTCTAAGAGTTGCTAAAGGATACCAGGAGTTATTGGAGAAGTGTTTCCAGACAGAAAACCCTCTTGAATGCCAAGATAAAGGG GAAGAAGAATTACAGAAATACATCCAGGAGAGCCAAGCATTGGCAAAGCGAAGCTGCGGCCTCTTCCAGAAACTAGGAGAATATTACCTACAAAATGC atttctcgTTGCTTACACAAAGAAAGCCCCTCAGCTGACCTCATCGGAGCTGATGGCCATCACCAGAAAAATGGCAGCCACAGCAGCCACTTGTTGCCAACTCAGTGAGGACAAACTATTGGCCTGTGGTGAGGGAGCG GCTGACATTATTATTGGACACTTATGTATCAGACATGAAACGACTCCAGTAAACCCTGGTGTTGGCCAGTGCTGCACTTCTTCATATGCCAACAGGAGGCCATGCTTCAGCAGCTTGGTGGTGGATGAAACATATGTCCCTCCTGCATTCTCAGATGACAAGTTCATTTTCCATAAGGATCTGTGTCAAGCTCAGGGTGTAGCGCTGCAAACGATGAAACAAGA GTTTCTCATTAACCTTGTGAAGCAAAAGCCACAAATAACAGAGGAACAACTTGAGGCTGTCATTGCAGATTTCTCAGGCCTGTTGGAGAAATGCTGCCAAGGTCAGGAACAGGAAGTCTGCTTTGCTGAAGAG GGACAAAAACTGATTTCAAAAACTCGTGCTGCTTTGGGAGTTTAA